CTCGAACGACATCGAGAAGGCCACCGGCACCGCGCGCAAGATGGTCACCGAGTACGGCATGAGCGAACGCGTCGGCGCGGTCCGCCTGGGCCAGGGCGGCGGCGAGCCCTTCCTGGGCCGCGACGCCGGGCACGAGCGCAATTACTCGGACCAGATCGCCTACGTGGTCGATGAGGAAGTGCGCCGCCTGATTGAGCAGGCACACGATGAGGCCTACGAAATCCTCACCGAGAACCGCGACATCCTGGACCTGCTGGCCCTTGAGCTGCTGGAGCGGGAAACCCTCAACCAGGCCGAAATTGCCGACATCTTCCGCGATGTGCGCAAGCGCGACTTCCGCGAGGTGTGGCTCTCCAAGGAAACCCGCCCCGTCCTGGCCGGACCGGTGGAGACCCGCCAGGAGCGTGCCGAGCGTGAAGCGCAGGAAGAAGCGAAGAAGGCCCGGCTGGACGAGCCGCTGGACGCCCAGCCCCCGCACCCCCAGGGCGTGCCGGAGGATGCACCCTTCAAGGGCGGAGTCACCGACTCGGGGCCTGACACCCTTCGCGGCTAAGCTTTCCCTGTGACTTCCTTCGACGACGACGACGTTTCCGCCTCCGCCGGATATCCGGCGGGGGACGGTTCCCACCACCCCACGAGCCACAAGGTGGACCGGCCACGAATCGAGGCGGCCGTCCGAGAAATCCTCCTTGCCATCGGCGAGGACCCGGACCGCGGCGGCCTCCTGGACACACCCAAAAGGGTGGCCAAGGCGTACGCGGAGATGTTCGCCGGGCTGCACCACGATCCTGCGGAAATTCTTTCCACCACCTTTGACCTGGACCACGAGGAACTGGTCCTGGTCAAGGACATTCCCTTCTACTCCACCTGCGAGCACCACCTGGTGCCGTTCCACGGCGTGGCCCACGTTGGCTACATCCCGTCGCACGACGGAAGGGTCACAGGGCTGAGCAAGCTTGCCAGGGTGGTGGACATGTACGCCCGACGGCCGCAGGTGCAGGAGCGGCTCACTACTGAGATCGTCGAAGCGCTGGTCAGCCATCTCAAGCCCCGCGGCGCCATCGTCGTCGTTGAATGCGAGCACATGTGCATGTCGATGCGCGGCATCCGTAAGCCCGGAGCGAAGACCGTCACCAGTGCGGTCCGCGGGCAGCTTCATGACCCGGCCACCCGTGCCGAAGCCATGAGCCTCATCCTCGGAAGGTAACCACACACCATGGATTCACTCGCTGCAGCCCCCGGAACGGGGCCCGCAACCTCCCCCCTGCCCATTCTGCGCAAGCCCCGCCCGGCCGCGCGCTTCGAAGACCTGCCCACCGGCCGGGCCCTGGTCATGGGCATCCTGAACGTCACCCCTGATTCCTTCAGCGACGGCGGAAAGCACGATACGGCGGACACCGCCATCGCCGCAGGCCTGCGGATGTTCTACGCCGGTGCGGACATCATCGACGTCGGCGGCGAGTCCACCAGGCCGGGCGCGGATGACGTCAGCCCCGACGAAGAGCAGCGCCGGGTGCTGCCCGTGATCGAGGCCCTGGTGAAGGCCGGGGCGCTGGTCAGCGTCGACACCACCCATGCCTCCACCGCGGAAGCTGCAGTCAAGGCAGGCGCCGCCATCGTCAACGACATTTCCGGCCTGAGCATCGAGCCTGAAATGGCCGAGTTCGTGGCAGCATCCAAGGTGCCCTACGTCCTCACCCACCGGCGCGGCGACGCCCGGACCATGAACTCGCTTGCCGAGTACACCGATGTTGCCGGGGAAGTGGTGGCGGAACTGGCAGGAGTGCGCGACAAGCTCTACGCGGCCGGTGTCAGCCAGGAACAGATCATCATCGATCCGGGCCTGGGATTTGCCAAGAACGACGCCCAGAACTGGGAACTGCTGCAGAACCTGGACCAGCTGGACAGCCTGGGCCACAAGGTCCTGGTGGGCGCCTCCCGCAAGCGCTTCCTGGGCACCCTCCTCACCGTGGCCGGGAAAGCCGCCGCTCCCGAGGAACGGGATGGGGCTACGGCGGCCATTACGGCCATCAGCGCCTACCGCGGCGCCTGGGCCGTCCGCGTCCACGACGTCGGCTCAAGCCTTGACGCCGTCAAGGTGGCCGCGCGCATGGCGGCCGTACCTACAGCATCAGCCGTACCCAAAACGCAATAGGGCCGGGGGACCCATGGACAGGATTACGCTGACCGGAGTGACCGCAGTGGGTCATCACGGTGTCTTCGATTTCGAACGCCGGGAGGGCCAGCCCTTCGTGGTGGACGCGGTGCTCTACCTCGACTTCACCGAGGCGGCGCAGTCCGACGACGTCCGGGACACCGCACACTACGGTGAGGTGGCGCAGCGTATAACCGAGTGGATCTCCGGGGAACCCCTGAACCTCATCGAGGCACTTGCGGTGCGGATCGCGGACAGCCTCCTGGCCGAATTCAAGCTCCAGGCCGTGGAGATCACAGTCCACAAACCCCAGGCCCCCATCGAGGTTCCTTTCGGCGACGTGGCCGTCACCGTGCACAGGGAACGCGCCGGTGCAGGCCATGCCCTGTCCGGAGCCGGCACATGAACGGCATCTACACCAAGGCGGTGCTCGCCCTCGGCAGCAACCTTGGTGAGCGGAACGAGACCCTGACCGAGGCCGTGGCGGACCTGGTGGATCCGCCGGAGGTTCGCCTCCTTGCCGTCTCTCCCATCGTCCAGACCAAAGCCGTGGGCGGCCCAGCCGGACAGCCTGACTTCCTGAACATGGTCATCACCGTGGAAACCAGCCTCACCCCCATGGAGCTGCTGGAACACTGCCAGGCCGTGGAGAACAAGCACCTCCGCGTCCGCGAGGTCCACTGGGGGCCGCGGACGCTCGACGTCGACATCATCACCTACGGGGACCTCCGCAGCGACGATCCCGCCTTGACCATCCCGCACCCGCGGGCGGCCTCCCGTGCATTCGTCCTCTACCCCTGGTCGCTGATCGAACCGGCCGCCACCCTGGGGGGCGAAAGGATCGGCGCGTTGGCCGCCCGGGCCGATGATTTCGCCGATCTGGCACCCTTCGACGGCTTCGGCGACTTTGACGGGATGCCCACGGCCGGCGCGGTGGAGGAGCGATGAAACCCATCAACCCCCTGCGCTTGCTGCTGATCGGCGTCATCCTTGCCATCGCGGGCTGGTCTGCGACAGTGGTCACCAGCCGCTACAGCATTGCCACGCCCGTCCTGCCCGCCACCGCCCTTGCCACCATGGGCGTCATCGTCATCATCACGCTGATCCTGGGCATCCGGATCCTGAGGTGGCGCAACAGCCACAAGCCCAACAGCACGGCAAAGAAGACCCAGCTGGACCCCCTCCTGGCCGCCCGGACCCTGGTCCTGGCCCAGGCCTGCGCGTACGCCGGAACAGTGCTGCTCGGGTGGCACGTGGGCATTTTCCTGGACCAGCTGCGGATTTGGAGCATGCGCAGTGACCAGGGAATCACGTGGCTGGCCCTGGCCATGGCCGGCGGCGGCCTGGTGATGATCGTGGTGGGGCTCATCGTGGAACGGTTCTGCAAAATTCCACCCGAAGACGGTGACCCCAACCTGGACGGGAAGAAGGGCCGCCCTGCCCGCGGGGAGGCCGCCGGGGAAGGCGAATATGCGTACCGAGGCGATTGACCCGCCGGGTATCGACTGGCAGCGGGTGTCGCCAAAATTCATAACAGTCCGCCTCGTGGAGTGGGCCTTGGCTAACCTGGCCGCAGTCCTGGTCCTGTCCGCCCCGCTGGTGTTTGTCCTCCTGGGCTGGTGGCGCTGGCCTCCGCTGTGGCTGGCCATCACCGTTCCGGCCGTCATGCTGCTGGTTGCCGTGTGGCGGCTGGTGCTCATCCCGCGGCAGGTCAGGGCCGTCGGCTACGCCGAGCGCGACGACGACCTGCTGGTCAGGAGCGGCATCTTCTTCCAGCGCACCATGGCCGTTCCCTACGGGCGCATGCAGTACGTGGACATCGCCGTCGGCCCCGTGGAGCGTGGGCTGCGCCTGTGTACCGTGAAGCTTCATACGGCGTCGCCTGGCACCAACGCGCGCATCCCCGGCCTTCCGGCTGCTGAGGGCGCGCGGCTCCGGGAACAGCTGGCGGCCCGCGGCGAAGCCAGGCTGGCAGGACTGTGACGGCTGACGGCCAGCAGCCCGGGCAGCCGGTCCTGCCTCCTGCGGCAGCCGGCACGGAAAGCAGCAGAACGCCCGACGGCGAATGGCTGCGTGTGCATCCCGCCTCACCTTTCGTCCGCGGCTGGGTTGCCCTGGCTGCCATCGCCTTCTTCTTTGGCAGGGACCTTTTTGAGCGGTCCCTGCAGGGGCAGCCTGTTTTCGAGGAGGGGTTTGGCCGCCGCGCGCCCTGGGTCCTGGGCGGCGGTGCCGTGGTGCTGGCCGTGGCGGTGCTGGGATTCGTCCTTACCTGGTACTTCACCAAATACCAGGTGTCCGCCGGGTATGTACGGGTCAACAGCGGGCTCCTCTACCGCCAGCACCGGCAGGCACGGCTGGACCGGGTGCAGGCGATCGACATCGTGCAGCCCCTCCTGGCGCGCATCTTTGGCCTGGCCGAACTCAAGTTCGAGGTGGCCGACGCCGGCGAGTCAGCCGTGCGGCTGGCGTACCTGAAGATCGCCGACGCCCGCCAACTGCGCGCCACCATCCTGGCGCGCGCTTCCGGGGCCGTTGCCGGCGCCGGTTCAGGCGCGGGCTACATCCCGGGCCGCCCGCCGGGCATTGATCTGGAAGGGCCGGCCGGCCAGCAGCATCCCGCCCAGCCCGCACCCGAGGCGCCGGAGTTTACGGTACTGGCCGTGCCGCCGTCGCGCCTTATCGGATCGCTGCTGCTGAGCGAGCAAAGCTTCTTCATCGTGGTGGGGGGCGCCGCTTCGATGTTCCTCTCCGCACTGACGGACAACCGGGCCTTCTACTTTTACCTGGTGCCCGCCGCCCTTGGCCTCGCGGCCAGCTACTGGAACTTCTTCAACAAGGGGTACAACTTCATCGCCGCCATTTCGCCGGATGGCATCCGGCTGCGGTACGGTCTGCTCGACACCCAGGCGCAGACGCTTCCGCCCGGCCGGATCCAGGCGGTGAAGATTGCCCAGCCGCCGCTGTGGCGCCCGTTCGGCTGGTATCGGATTCAGGTGAATGTCGCCGGCTACGGGACATCGGGCAACGCCGTCGAAGGCAACACCCGGACCATCCTGCTGCCGGTAGGTAAATTTGCCGACGTCCTTGCCATGCTCTCGCTGGTCCTGCCCGACCCTGGCACCGACCAGCCGGAGGCGGTTTTCGCTGCCGGGCTTGGGGGCTTCGATTCCCACGGCGGCTTTGTCACCACGCCGCGGCGGGCGTGGCTGCTGGCACCCCTGGCGTGGCGGCGCAACGGCTTCGCGGCCACCGACACGGCGCTGTTGATCCGCTCCGGGCGCTGGTGGCGGGAACTGGTTGTTGTCCCGCACCAGCGGACGCAGTCGATGGCACTTCACCAAGGGCCTGTGGCGCGCCACTTCCGGGTGGCGGACCTGGTGCTGCACACCACCGCCGGGCCGGTGGCCCCACGGCTGACCCAGGCGGGGCTGGACGAGGCCCGGCAACTCTTCGACGAGCAGTCCGCACGCGCCCGGCTGGCACGGAAGCGGCAAACCACCGAACAATGGTTGCGGCAGGTTGTCCCGTCAGTTGAACCAGTTCCGGAATGCACGCCGGCGGTGAAGCCTGGGGCTGCAGCAGAGCCCCGTACCCATTACCAACAGGAAGGCCAGCAGCATGGCTAAGCCCGGACGCCTCGGCGTCGGAATCATCGGCGCCGGCAAGGTGGGGGCCGTCCTTGGCGCCGCGCTGCGCGCAGCCGAGCACGCCGTCGTCGGAGTGTCGGCGGTCTCCGACGCCAGCCGGGAGAGGGCCGAAACCCTGCTGCCCGGCGTGCCCATCCTGGAAGTGCAGGACATCGTGGAGCGCGCGGAACTGGTACTGCTGGCGGTGCCCGACGACGCCCTGCCCGGGTTGGTGGAAGGGCTGGCGAAGCTCGGCGCCTGGCAGCCCGGCCAGCTCGTGGCGCATACCTCCGGCCGCTTCGGCGTCGGCGTGCTCCATCCCGTCCGTGCCGCCGGCGCCGTCCCGCTGGCACTTCACCCGGCCATGACCTTCACCGGCATGAGCCTGGACCTTACCCGGCTGCTGGACTGCACCTTCGGGGTGACGGCCGACGCGCCTATGCTGCCCATTGCCCATGCGCTGGTGGTGGAGATGGGGGCCGAACCGGTGGCCATCGCCGAGGCGGACAGGACGCTCTACCACGCAGCCCTGGCCCACGGGTCCAACCATTTGGTCACCCTGGTGGCGCAGGCGTCGCAACTGCTGCGCGAGGTGGGCGTTGAGTCGCCCGAGCGCATGCTGGGACCGCTTCTGCGGGCGACCCTGGAGAACGCACTGGCCTCGGGGGAGTCTGCGCTGACCGGTCCCGTTGCACGCGGGGATGTGGGAACGGTCCGCGCGCACGCCGAGGCGTTGCGGGA
This window of the Pseudarthrobacter defluvii genome carries:
- a CDS encoding DUF3180 domain-containing protein; translation: MKPINPLRLLLIGVILAIAGWSATVVTSRYSIATPVLPATALATMGVIVIITLILGIRILRWRNSHKPNSTAKKTQLDPLLAARTLVLAQACAYAGTVLLGWHVGIFLDQLRIWSMRSDQGITWLALAMAGGGLVMIVVGLIVERFCKIPPEDGDPNLDGKKGRPARGEAAGEGEYAYRGD
- the folB gene encoding dihydroneopterin aldolase — encoded protein: MDRITLTGVTAVGHHGVFDFERREGQPFVVDAVLYLDFTEAAQSDDVRDTAHYGEVAQRITEWISGEPLNLIEALAVRIADSLLAEFKLQAVEITVHKPQAPIEVPFGDVAVTVHRERAGAGHALSGAGT
- a CDS encoding PH domain-containing protein codes for the protein MRTEAIDPPGIDWQRVSPKFITVRLVEWALANLAAVLVLSAPLVFVLLGWWRWPPLWLAITVPAVMLLVAVWRLVLIPRQVRAVGYAERDDDLLVRSGIFFQRTMAVPYGRMQYVDIAVGPVERGLRLCTVKLHTASPGTNARIPGLPAAEGARLREQLAARGEARLAGL
- the folP gene encoding dihydropteroate synthase encodes the protein MDSLAAAPGTGPATSPLPILRKPRPAARFEDLPTGRALVMGILNVTPDSFSDGGKHDTADTAIAAGLRMFYAGADIIDVGGESTRPGADDVSPDEEQRRVLPVIEALVKAGALVSVDTTHASTAEAAVKAGAAIVNDISGLSIEPEMAEFVAASKVPYVLTHRRGDARTMNSLAEYTDVAGEVVAELAGVRDKLYAAGVSQEQIIIDPGLGFAKNDAQNWELLQNLDQLDSLGHKVLVGASRKRFLGTLLTVAGKAAAPEERDGATAAITAISAYRGAWAVRVHDVGSSLDAVKVAARMAAVPTASAVPKTQ
- a CDS encoding PH domain-containing protein, which translates into the protein MTADGQQPGQPVLPPAAAGTESSRTPDGEWLRVHPASPFVRGWVALAAIAFFFGRDLFERSLQGQPVFEEGFGRRAPWVLGGGAVVLAVAVLGFVLTWYFTKYQVSAGYVRVNSGLLYRQHRQARLDRVQAIDIVQPLLARIFGLAELKFEVADAGESAVRLAYLKIADARQLRATILARASGAVAGAGSGAGYIPGRPPGIDLEGPAGQQHPAQPAPEAPEFTVLAVPPSRLIGSLLLSEQSFFIVVGGAASMFLSALTDNRAFYFYLVPAALGLAASYWNFFNKGYNFIAAISPDGIRLRYGLLDTQAQTLPPGRIQAVKIAQPPLWRPFGWYRIQVNVAGYGTSGNAVEGNTRTILLPVGKFADVLAMLSLVLPDPGTDQPEAVFAAGLGGFDSHGGFVTTPRRAWLLAPLAWRRNGFAATDTALLIRSGRWWRELVVVPHQRTQSMALHQGPVARHFRVADLVLHTTAGPVAPRLTQAGLDEARQLFDEQSARARLARKRQTTEQWLRQVVPSVEPVPECTPAVKPGAAAEPRTHYQQEGQQHG
- the folK gene encoding 2-amino-4-hydroxy-6-hydroxymethyldihydropteridine diphosphokinase — its product is MNGIYTKAVLALGSNLGERNETLTEAVADLVDPPEVRLLAVSPIVQTKAVGGPAGQPDFLNMVITVETSLTPMELLEHCQAVENKHLRVREVHWGPRTLDVDIITYGDLRSDDPALTIPHPRAASRAFVLYPWSLIEPAATLGGERIGALAARADDFADLAPFDGFGDFDGMPTAGAVEER
- the folE gene encoding GTP cyclohydrolase I FolE, which encodes MTSFDDDDVSASAGYPAGDGSHHPTSHKVDRPRIEAAVREILLAIGEDPDRGGLLDTPKRVAKAYAEMFAGLHHDPAEILSTTFDLDHEELVLVKDIPFYSTCEHHLVPFHGVAHVGYIPSHDGRVTGLSKLARVVDMYARRPQVQERLTTEIVEALVSHLKPRGAIVVVECEHMCMSMRGIRKPGAKTVTSAVRGQLHDPATRAEAMSLILGR
- a CDS encoding Rossmann-like and DUF2520 domain-containing protein, with the protein product MAKPGRLGVGIIGAGKVGAVLGAALRAAEHAVVGVSAVSDASRERAETLLPGVPILEVQDIVERAELVLLAVPDDALPGLVEGLAKLGAWQPGQLVAHTSGRFGVGVLHPVRAAGAVPLALHPAMTFTGMSLDLTRLLDCTFGVTADAPMLPIAHALVVEMGAEPVAIAEADRTLYHAALAHGSNHLVTLVAQASQLLREVGVESPERMLGPLLRATLENALASGESALTGPVARGDVGTVRAHAEALREYDAGGHGDVLEAYLAMARATALRAEGRGLLKADQLKGLHEALDPKED